One Ardenticatenales bacterium DNA segment encodes these proteins:
- a CDS encoding nucleotidyltransferase family protein — MTQMPPRVSPALRLALASRYAPQAAATWAAIRPQVHWPALAAEATALGLASLLYDVARDLPAGEASADVLTALRQEYAQAGLLNAYLLPQFATALRALENAGIEPILLKGTALLAVVYDNPALRPMSDLDLLIPFSALPAAEDCLARVGFLPLQPLPFANESGFFWNERLLQRRGWQPVSVELHWALLDIPYYARRWPEADLRRRSQLAALDGLPVRVLCPEDQLLHLCAHHFYHHQGQLVRVGPDVGHLLRRCAVDWDAFLARATACGLGLAARETLRWCMEAWHAPIPPPHRAAIEGLRAGPLQGWFQRAQRREWLKVARTGLTLPNWRLRLCYTWRQLFPNRAYLLWRYGLPANTPAFRAYLARFRLRVGGS; from the coding sequence ATGACACAGATGCCCCCGCGCGTCTCGCCCGCGCTGCGGCTGGCGCTGGCCAGCCGGTACGCGCCGCAAGCCGCCGCGACGTGGGCGGCGATTCGTCCCCAGGTTCATTGGCCGGCGCTGGCGGCGGAGGCCACGGCGCTGGGGTTGGCCTCGCTGCTGTATGACGTGGCGCGCGATTTGCCGGCGGGGGAAGCGTCGGCGGACGTGCTGACGGCTTTGCGACAAGAATACGCGCAGGCGGGCTTGCTGAATGCTTATTTGCTGCCTCAGTTTGCCACGGCTTTGCGCGCTTTGGAAAATGCCGGCATCGAACCCATCCTCCTCAAAGGCACAGCCCTGCTCGCCGTCGTCTACGACAATCCGGCGCTGCGCCCCATGAGCGACCTCGATCTGCTCATCCCCTTCTCCGCCCTGCCCGCCGCCGAGGATTGCCTGGCGCGGGTCGGGTTTTTGCCCCTCCAACCGCTCCCCTTCGCCAACGAATCCGGCTTCTTCTGGAACGAGCGGCTGTTGCAGCGGCGCGGCTGGCAACCGGTCTCCGTCGAACTGCATTGGGCGCTGCTGGACATCCCCTACTATGCGCGCCGCTGGCCCGAAGCGGATTTGCGCCGACGCAGCCAACTGGCGGCGCTGGATGGCCTGCCCGTGCGCGTCCTTTGCCCGGAAGACCAACTGCTACACCTGTGCGCCCACCATTTCTACCATCATCAAGGGCAGTTGGTGCGCGTGGGGCCAGACGTGGGGCATCTGCTGCGCCGCTGCGCAGTGGATTGGGATGCGTTTTTGGCGCGGGCGACGGCGTGTGGGTTAGGGCTGGCGGCGCGGGAAACGCTGCGCTGGTGCATGGAGGCCTGGCACGCGCCTATTCCGCCCCCGCATCGCGCCGCCATCGAGGGGCTAAGAGCGGGACCGCTGCAGGGCTGGTTTCAGCGCGCACAGCGGCGTGAGTGGCTAAAAGTGGCGCGCACAGGGCTGACGCTCCCCAACTGGCGGCTGCGGCTGTGTTATACCTGGCGGCAGCTCTTCCCCAACCGCGCTTATTTGCTCTGGCGGTATGGGCTGCCGGCAAATACACCCGCTTTCCGCGCTTACCTGGCTCGTTTTCGCCTGAGGGTAGGTGGCAGTTAG
- a CDS encoding ABC transporter ATP-binding protein gives MSDAYFEEEEFETQFNGQTVLRILAQARPHWPRLVGFLVAISLASLVDSYFTYLSKLIIDEGIVAENQARLVQLLVRYGGIMVVQAGLVFTFIYLAGVLGERIRYDLRRQMFNHLQTLSFSYFDRTPVGWIMSRVTSDTERIAELVTWGLLDVTWGVMSITTAAIFMLAINWRMALVALLCVPILVIVAAEFKRKILREYRLVRKVNSKITGAFNENITGVRVTKSLAREEGDLLEFQTLTDDMYQASFRAAWLSALFLPVVQLITAAGVGAVVWYGGRLALVGSMTVGDIQAFISYITFMLWPVQEMARVYAQMQQSIASAERAFSLLDALPDVQDKPTAIDPGSVAGDILFEKVGFQYEAGKPVLADFDLRIRQGETIALVGPTGGGKSTIVNLLARFYEPTAGRILIGEHDYTDLTQQAIQSRIGMVLQTPHLFAGTIRENIRYGRLNATDEEIMAAARLAGAHDFITTLEKGYDENVGEGGNLLSVGQKQLISLARAILAEPQIFIMDEATSSVDTLTEALIQRGMDVMMQGRTSLIIAHRLSTIRRADRILVIEAGRIKEMGTHAELIRARGHYYRLYTRQFREERATVYQRLGVAPTG, from the coding sequence ATGAGCGACGCTTACTTTGAAGAAGAAGAATTCGAGACCCAGTTTAACGGCCAGACGGTGCTGCGTATTCTGGCGCAGGCGCGTCCCCATTGGCCCCGTCTGGTTGGTTTTCTCGTCGCCATCTCCCTGGCTTCGTTGGTAGACTCATACTTCACGTACTTGAGCAAGCTGATTATTGACGAAGGCATTGTCGCGGAGAACCAGGCGCGCTTGGTTCAGCTTCTTGTCCGCTACGGGGGCATCATGGTCGTCCAGGCGGGGTTGGTCTTCACCTTCATCTACCTGGCCGGCGTTCTCGGCGAGCGCATCCGCTACGACCTGCGGCGGCAGATGTTCAACCATTTGCAAACGCTTTCCTTCTCCTATTTCGACCGCACGCCCGTTGGCTGGATCATGTCCCGCGTCACGTCCGATACGGAGCGCATCGCCGAGCTGGTCACCTGGGGATTGCTGGACGTCACCTGGGGCGTGATGAGCATTACCACGGCGGCGATCTTCATGCTGGCCATCAACTGGCGCATGGCCCTGGTCGCCTTGCTTTGCGTGCCCATACTGGTGATCGTTGCCGCGGAATTCAAGCGCAAGATTCTGCGAGAATACCGCCTGGTACGCAAGGTCAACTCCAAGATTACGGGCGCGTTCAACGAAAACATCACGGGGGTGCGCGTAACGAAGTCGCTGGCGCGCGAAGAAGGCGACTTGCTTGAGTTCCAGACGCTCACGGATGATATGTACCAGGCCTCGTTCCGCGCCGCCTGGCTGTCCGCGCTGTTTTTGCCCGTGGTCCAGTTGATCACGGCGGCGGGCGTGGGGGCCGTCGTCTGGTACGGCGGGCGGCTGGCGCTCGTCGGGTCGATGACGGTGGGTGATATTCAAGCCTTTATCAGCTACATCACCTTCATGCTGTGGCCGGTGCAGGAAATGGCGCGGGTCTATGCGCAAATGCAGCAATCCATCGCCTCCGCGGAACGGGCCTTCTCGCTGCTGGACGCCTTGCCGGATGTCCAGGACAAGCCCACGGCCATCGATCCCGGGTCTGTGGCCGGCGATATTCTCTTTGAGAAAGTGGGCTTTCAGTATGAGGCGGGCAAGCCGGTGTTGGCGGACTTTGACCTGCGCATTCGCCAGGGGGAGACGATTGCCCTGGTGGGGCCGACGGGGGGCGGCAAGTCAACGATTGTCAATCTACTGGCGCGCTTCTACGAACCGACGGCGGGGCGTATTCTGATTGGGGAGCACGATTACACGGATTTGACGCAGCAGGCGATCCAGTCTCGTATTGGCATGGTATTGCAGACGCCGCATTTATTTGCCGGCACAATCCGCGAGAACATACGCTACGGACGCCTGAACGCCACGGACGAAGAGATCATGGCCGCCGCCCGCCTGGCCGGCGCGCACGACTTCATCACCACCCTGGAAAAAGGGTACGACGAAAACGTAGGGGAAGGCGGCAACCTGCTTTCCGTGGGACAGAAGCAGTTGATCAGCCTGGCGCGCGCCATCCTCGCCGAACCGCAAATCTTCATCATGGACGAGGCCACCAGCTCCGTGGACACCCTCACCGAAGCCCTGATCCAGCGGGGCATGGACGTGATGATGCAGGGGCGCACCAGCCTGATCATCGCCCACCGCCTCAGCACCATCCGCCGCGCCGACCGCATCCTCGTCATTGAGGCGGGCCGCATCAAAGAAATGGGCACGCACGCGGAACTGATCCGCGCCCGCGGGCATTACTACCGCCTCTACACGCGCCAGTTCCGCGAGGAGCGCGCCACCGTTTATCAGCGGCTAGGCGTGGCGCCCACGGGGTAG
- a CDS encoding PqqD family protein, with translation MSSLLIIPSPHVLFRELDGESVLLDLETGQYYGLNSVGTRFWQLLPPQNHLSAIVLALLAEYEVDEATLARDLRELAETLAAADLVTLLLEEAS, from the coding sequence ATGTCCTCCCTCCTAATCATTCCATCTCCCCACGTTTTGTTCCGCGAACTGGACGGGGAATCCGTGTTGCTCGACCTGGAAACGGGGCAATACTATGGGCTGAACAGCGTGGGCACGCGGTTCTGGCAACTGCTGCCCCCGCAAAATCACCTGAGCGCCATTGTCCTGGCGTTGCTGGCCGAGTACGAGGTAGACGAGGCGACCCTGGCGCGTGACCTGCGGGAACTGGCAGAGACGTTGGCGGCGGCGGACCTGGTGACGCTGCTCCTGGAGGAGGCGTCATAA
- a CDS encoding transglycosylase domain-containing protein has product MKRLRRGLLLAFVLIVGGGALAYNVLFGGLPHPRDLAAHRWQPSVRITDRNGRLLYDVIDANSGRNIVLPLAQIPRQLRQATIDTEDGSFYTNPGVDVVGIVRAFWINLRGGEVLAGGSTITQQVSRNLLMGAEERGQRTLTRKLRESWLAWRVARAFSKDDILALYLNQMYYGGMAYGVEAAAQTYFGKSAADLSLAECALIVGLTQSPATYNPFVNPEAAKTRQLVVLGLMLNAGSITQEQHDLAAREPLFYATTPYPVNAPHFVALVQARLDGLFAPQAVYESGGLIVRTTLDLDWQTRAEQIIREQLTRLNQPADGGPGHNAHNAALVALDPNNGQVLALVGSPDYFDETISGAIDMAVVPRQPGSALKPVIYAAALSPDKPTPWTPATLLLDVRTAFRTHEDESYVPVNYDREEHGPVLLRTALGSSLNIPAVLTLEAVGVQGAMDYAGNLGLTFPAPAEDYDLSLALGGGAVSLLDLTTAYAAFANGGFRIQPALILDVRDSSGALRYTAAPANPIQVMDARVAWLISDILSDNDARRLSFGGESVLNIGRIAAAKTGTTNDFHDNWTVGYTPDLAVGVWVGNANNEPMENVSGISGAGPIWHTFMRAALVGRPDKAFPQPSGLTAVEICALSGLLPTEACPFRRMEWFIAGTEPTTPDTFYRQVTLNRATGLLADADTPAALRQTQIVLDLPPALHPWARAQGLVLLDDLLVAGAGVGDGENAGTTTLRLIYPDPNTLFRISPALPLETQQLRLAAVADPTIRQVTFWLDETPLATMTTPPFETWWPLTPGVHRLWAEGREADGRTVRTADVSFTVRLPDEGDENGP; this is encoded by the coding sequence ATGAAGAGACTGCGTCGTGGGCTGCTGCTGGCGTTCGTTTTGATCGTGGGTGGAGGCGCACTGGCGTACAACGTCCTCTTTGGCGGCCTGCCCCACCCGCGCGATCTGGCGGCGCACCGCTGGCAGCCCAGCGTGCGCATCACGGACCGGAATGGCCGCCTGCTTTACGATGTCATTGACGCCAACAGCGGGCGCAACATCGTCCTCCCGTTGGCGCAGATTCCGCGACAACTGCGGCAGGCGACCATCGACACCGAAGATGGCAGCTTCTACACCAATCCGGGCGTTGACGTGGTGGGCATTGTGCGTGCTTTTTGGATCAACCTGCGCGGCGGGGAGGTGCTGGCGGGCGGTAGCACCATCACGCAGCAGGTGAGCCGCAACCTGCTGATGGGGGCGGAGGAGCGGGGGCAGCGCACCCTCACGCGCAAACTACGCGAAAGCTGGCTCGCCTGGCGCGTGGCCCGCGCTTTCAGCAAAGACGACATCCTGGCGCTCTACCTGAACCAGATGTATTACGGCGGCATGGCGTATGGCGTGGAAGCGGCGGCGCAGACGTACTTTGGCAAGTCCGCCGCCGACCTCTCGCTGGCGGAATGCGCCCTCATCGTGGGCCTGACGCAATCCCCCGCTACCTACAACCCATTCGTCAACCCGGAAGCGGCGAAGACGCGGCAGCTTGTGGTACTGGGTCTGATGTTGAATGCCGGCAGCATCACCCAAGAGCAGCACGATCTGGCGGCGCGGGAACCCCTCTTCTACGCGACCACGCCCTACCCGGTCAATGCGCCCCATTTTGTGGCCCTGGTACAGGCGCGGTTAGATGGCCTGTTTGCGCCGCAAGCGGTTTACGAGAGCGGCGGCCTGATTGTACGCACGACGCTGGACCTGGATTGGCAAACGCGCGCGGAGCAGATTATCCGCGAGCAGCTTACGCGCCTGAACCAGCCCGCCGACGGCGGCCCCGGCCACAACGCGCATAATGCGGCGCTGGTGGCTCTTGACCCAAACAATGGGCAGGTGTTGGCGCTGGTGGGCAGCCCAGACTACTTTGACGAGACCATTAGCGGGGCGATTGACATGGCCGTCGTGCCGCGACAACCCGGCTCCGCGCTGAAGCCCGTTATTTATGCGGCGGCGCTGTCGCCGGACAAGCCCACGCCGTGGACGCCGGCCACGCTGCTGTTGGACGTGCGCACGGCGTTCCGCACGCACGAGGACGAGTCTTACGTGCCCGTCAATTATGACCGGGAGGAGCATGGCCCGGTGCTGTTGCGCACGGCGCTGGGGTCTTCGTTGAATATTCCCGCCGTGTTGACGTTGGAGGCGGTGGGCGTGCAGGGGGCGATGGATTATGCCGGCAATCTCGGACTCACATTCCCCGCTCCTGCTGAAGATTACGACCTTTCCCTGGCTTTGGGGGGCGGCGCCGTCAGCCTGCTCGACCTGACCACGGCCTACGCCGCCTTCGCCAACGGCGGCTTCCGCATCCAGCCCGCCCTGATCCTGGACGTGCGCGACAGCAGCGGCGCGCTGCGCTACACGGCTGCGCCGGCCAATCCCATCCAGGTGATGGACGCGCGCGTGGCCTGGCTGATCAGCGACATCCTCAGCGACAACGATGCCCGTCGTCTCTCCTTTGGCGGCGAGAGCGTGCTGAACATCGGGCGCATCGCGGCGGCGAAGACGGGCACGACCAACGATTTTCATGACAACTGGACGGTGGGGTATACGCCAGACCTGGCGGTGGGCGTGTGGGTGGGGAATGCGAACAACGAGCCGATGGAGAATGTCAGCGGCATCAGCGGCGCGGGACCGATCTGGCACACGTTTATGCGCGCAGCGCTGGTGGGCCGGCCGGACAAGGCGTTCCCGCAGCCCTCCGGCCTCACGGCGGTGGAGATCTGCGCGTTGTCGGGGCTGCTGCCGACGGAGGCGTGTCCTTTTCGGCGGATGGAGTGGTTTATTGCCGGCACGGAACCGACCACGCCCGACACATTTTATCGCCAGGTGACGTTGAATAGGGCAACCGGGTTGCTGGCGGATGCGGACACGCCTGCCGCGCTGCGTCAGACGCAGATTGTGTTGGACCTGCCGCCGGCGCTACATCCGTGGGCGCGCGCGCAGGGGCTGGTGCTGCTGGATGATTTGCTGGTGGCGGGCGCGGGGGTGGGAGATGGGGAAAATGCCGGCACAACCACCCTCCGCCTCATCTATCCCGACCCCAACACCCTCTTTCGCATCTCGCCCGCCCTCCCGCTGGAAACGCAGCAACTGCGCCTGGCGGCCGTGGCGGACCCGACCATTCGTCAGGTCACATTCTGGTTGGACGAAACCCCGCTGGCCACCATGACCACGCCCCCCTTCGAGACCTGGTGGCCGCTCACGCCGGGGGTGCATCGCCTCTGGGCGGAAGGGCGCGAGGCGGATGGTCGCACCGTGCGCACGGCGGATGTTTCCTTTACGGTGCGGCTGCCCGATGAAGGGGACGAGAACGGGCCGTAA
- a CDS encoding DUF1294 domain-containing protein yields MALVWRQQWLPPLPAWLAGITLVTFFTFGYDKAIAETPRTRIPEIILLFLTFIGGTVGAVAGMFLFRHKTAKRSFQLKFWLAVLLQVVLVAAYVIWLRPQ; encoded by the coding sequence ATGGCACTCGTCTGGCGGCAGCAGTGGCTGCCGCCGCTGCCGGCATGGCTCGCAGGCATCACCCTGGTGACGTTCTTTACATTTGGCTACGATAAGGCCATCGCCGAAACGCCGCGCACGCGCATCCCGGAAATTATCCTGCTCTTTTTAACGTTTATTGGCGGCACGGTGGGGGCTGTTGCCGGCATGTTCCTCTTCCGACACAAAACCGCCAAACGCAGCTTCCAACTCAAATTCTGGCTCGCCGTTTTGCTTCAGGTTGTCCTCGTGGCCGCTTACGTCATCTGGCTGCGCCCCCAATAA
- a CDS encoding lasso peptide biosynthesis B2 protein — protein sequence MERVIPVGDEVSWRMLPALIIAWLGLIWVAGWLRWRGLARTWDRLARMPAFPATPVEPHHLARLVHIAAHYLPFRSTCLERSLLLWTWLRRRGYAAELRLGVCRHSSHLQAHAWVEYAGNILNTDPAHAAQYASFDLTDPAALPGRLWS from the coding sequence ATGGAGCGCGTTATCCCCGTCGGTGATGAGGTTTCCTGGAGGATGCTGCCGGCATTAATCATCGCGTGGCTGGGATTGATTTGGGTGGCGGGCTGGCTGCGCTGGCGTGGATTGGCGCGCACCTGGGACCGACTGGCGCGAATGCCGGCATTCCCCGCCACTCCGGTCGAACCACATCATCTGGCGCGCCTGGTGCATATCGCCGCACACTATTTGCCTTTCCGCAGCACTTGCCTGGAGCGCTCTTTGCTGCTGTGGACGTGGCTGCGACGGCGGGGGTATGCGGCAGAATTGCGGTTGGGTGTATGCCGGCATTCCTCCCATCTGCAAGCACACGCCTGGGTGGAATATGCCGGCAACATCCTCAACACCGATCCCGCCCACGCCGCCCAATATGCGTCTTTTGACCTGACGGACCCCGCCGCGTTGCCGGGACGCCTCTGGTCATGA
- a CDS encoding ABC transporter ATP-binding protein: MTASASSFDHKQIVTPNRLRGMWRLLTSFRWLYFGATLAVGLAAVARTAFYYLIRYFTDNVLGQPEMRGQLPLVAAGFLALAFFQGVFTYFSGRWSAAAAEGITRRLRDYLYDHIQRLPFTYHDHTAAGELIQRATSDVDQVRRFYQDQAIGVGRITLLFFVNFIALLTLNRRLALVSVVLIPIVLGTSVLFFRRLSALYEAFQEQEAKLSTTLQENLSGIRVVRAFARQAYEQDKFEQDNWERFQRGRRLLIMHAAFWPSSDLLVGAQLLIGYYFGARLAIAGTISIGTFLAYLGILGWIIWPMRHLGRLIVDLSTGVVSFGRVVDIIRADREPIYDGVHQPDGPIQGDIIFNNVGFAYGDETPVLQDITFHASPGQAIALIGSTGSGKTTLVNLLPRFYDYTAGSITLDGVELRDYPPHYLRQQIGIVQQEPFLFSRSIRENITYGVDRSVSEEEVIAAATAAAVHDVILTFPDGYNTLVGERGVTLSGGQKQRVTLARTLLKDPRILILDDATSSVDTETEAAIRDALNLLLPGRTTFIIAHRIQTVMNADLILVLDKGQIVQFGRHAELLAEDGPYREIFELQSRIEEELEADLAHSFEKSG; the protein is encoded by the coding sequence ATGACCGCATCGGCATCTTCATTCGACCACAAACAAATCGTTACACCTAACCGGTTACGCGGTATGTGGCGGCTGTTGACCAGCTTTCGCTGGCTCTACTTCGGCGCGACCCTTGCAGTGGGTCTGGCCGCCGTTGCCCGCACCGCGTTCTACTACCTCATTCGCTACTTCACGGACAATGTCCTGGGCCAGCCCGAGATGCGCGGACAACTGCCGCTGGTGGCCGCGGGTTTTCTCGCTCTGGCCTTTTTCCAGGGCGTCTTCACCTACTTCAGCGGGCGCTGGTCCGCCGCCGCCGCCGAGGGCATCACCCGCCGCCTGCGCGACTATCTCTATGACCACATCCAACGCCTGCCCTTCACTTACCACGACCACACCGCCGCCGGCGAGTTGATTCAACGGGCGACTTCCGACGTTGATCAGGTGCGCCGCTTCTACCAGGACCAGGCAATCGGCGTGGGCCGCATTACGCTCCTCTTTTTTGTGAACTTCATCGCCTTGCTCACGCTCAACAGGCGGTTGGCCCTCGTTTCCGTCGTTCTCATTCCCATCGTCTTGGGCACGTCCGTGCTGTTTTTCCGCCGTCTTTCCGCCCTGTACGAGGCGTTTCAGGAGCAGGAAGCAAAGCTCTCCACGACGCTGCAAGAGAATCTGAGCGGTATTCGCGTGGTGCGGGCGTTTGCGCGGCAGGCGTATGAGCAAGATAAGTTTGAGCAGGATAATTGGGAGCGTTTCCAGCGCGGACGGCGCTTGTTGATCATGCACGCGGCTTTCTGGCCTTCGTCTGACTTGCTGGTGGGGGCGCAGTTGTTGATTGGCTATTACTTTGGCGCGCGGCTGGCAATTGCCGGCACAATCTCCATCGGCACCTTCCTCGCGTATCTGGGCATTCTCGGCTGGATCATCTGGCCCATGCGCCACCTGGGGCGTCTCATCGTTGACCTGTCTACCGGCGTCGTCTCCTTTGGGCGCGTCGTGGACATCATCCGCGCCGACCGGGAACCGATTTACGATGGCGTCCACCAACCCGATGGCCCCATTCAGGGCGACATCATTTTCAACAACGTAGGCTTTGCCTATGGCGACGAGACACCCGTCCTGCAAGACATTACCTTCCACGCCTCCCCAGGTCAGGCGATCGCCCTTATTGGCTCCACCGGCTCCGGCAAGACCACGCTGGTGAACCTGCTGCCCCGCTTCTACGACTACACGGCAGGCAGCATCACCCTGGATGGCGTGGAACTGCGCGACTATCCGCCACACTATCTGCGGCAGCAAATAGGCATTGTGCAGCAAGAGCCATTCCTTTTCTCCCGTTCCATCCGTGAGAACATCACCTACGGCGTAGACCGGTCCGTAAGCGAAGAAGAGGTGATTGCCGCCGCCACCGCCGCCGCCGTCCATGACGTCATCCTCACCTTTCCCGACGGCTACAACACGCTCGTAGGCGAACGGGGCGTTACCCTTTCTGGCGGGCAAAAGCAGCGCGTCACCCTGGCGCGCACACTGCTCAAAGACCCGCGCATTCTCATTCTGGACGACGCCACTTCCTCCGTGGACACGGAGACGGAAGCGGCCATTCGAGATGCGCTCAATCTGCTCCTGCCCGGACGCACCACTTTCATTATCGCCCACCGTATTCAGACGGTGATGAACGCGGACCTGATCCTGGTGTTGGACAAGGGGCAGATCGTGCAATTTGGTCGCCACGCGGAACTGCTGGCCGAAGATGGTCCCTACCGCGAGATATTCGAACTGCAGTCACGCATTGAGGAAGAATTGGAAGCGGATCTGGCGCACTCGTTTGAGAAAAGCGGATAG